A region from the Corallococcus soli genome encodes:
- a CDS encoding O-antigen ligase family protein produces MGPGAQGQRRDVLAFFLLVGFAAVMYAVPGEWIPALAPLRLALLTSGLAAGLMVLRRLGKAEPVYFDGARGIALLAFSSLAFCSVAWSVNPDVTRFQGVELLKLTAIYLTLVNVITTGKRLAAMCAAMVLGAIVTSIGVINWYIVGENMVEGFRSRWVGVYADPNHMAMNMVVVVPLAVAFLARKRTPWFFRVLCGLSAVLSVVAIVLSHSRGGFIGLSVAMALWAIREKRRMQAIVLGSVFVLGLVVFAPKSFWQRNETVATFHEDASAMGRVYAWQVASRMSLDKPLLGVGAGGFRYAWFEYAPPEAHRAYVAHNIFLDVIGEMGWVGLLFFLVFVGGSVGGAAAASADPESGWLARALFASVAGYLVCDLFSGYILSAHCYVLFGLAASAHRIAQARERALAVGRQPAVQQAPAATWEGSGHAA; encoded by the coding sequence ATGGGACCGGGCGCGCAGGGGCAGCGTCGCGACGTGCTGGCTTTCTTCCTGCTCGTGGGGTTCGCGGCGGTGATGTACGCGGTGCCGGGTGAGTGGATCCCCGCGCTGGCGCCGCTGCGGCTGGCGCTCCTGACGTCGGGCCTGGCGGCCGGACTGATGGTGCTGCGGCGGCTGGGCAAGGCGGAGCCCGTCTATTTCGACGGCGCGCGGGGCATCGCGCTGCTGGCGTTCTCGTCGCTGGCGTTCTGCTCGGTGGCGTGGTCCGTCAATCCGGACGTGACGCGCTTCCAGGGCGTGGAGCTCTTGAAGCTCACGGCCATCTACCTGACGCTCGTCAACGTCATCACCACCGGCAAGCGGCTGGCGGCGATGTGCGCGGCCATGGTGCTGGGCGCCATCGTGACGTCCATTGGCGTCATCAACTGGTACATCGTCGGCGAGAACATGGTGGAGGGCTTCCGTTCGCGCTGGGTCGGCGTGTACGCGGACCCCAACCACATGGCCATGAACATGGTGGTGGTGGTGCCGCTCGCGGTGGCCTTCCTGGCGCGCAAGCGCACCCCGTGGTTCTTCCGCGTGCTGTGCGGCCTGTCCGCGGTGCTGTCGGTGGTGGCCATCGTGTTGTCGCACTCGCGCGGTGGCTTCATCGGCCTGTCGGTGGCGATGGCGCTGTGGGCCATCCGCGAGAAGCGCCGCATGCAGGCCATCGTGCTGGGCAGCGTGTTCGTGCTGGGCCTGGTGGTGTTCGCGCCCAAGAGCTTCTGGCAGCGCAACGAGACGGTGGCGACGTTCCACGAGGACGCGTCCGCCATGGGCCGTGTGTACGCGTGGCAGGTGGCCAGCCGCATGAGCCTGGACAAGCCGCTGCTGGGCGTGGGCGCGGGCGGCTTCCGCTACGCGTGGTTCGAATACGCCCCGCCGGAAGCGCACCGCGCCTACGTGGCGCACAACATCTTCCTGGACGTCATCGGGGAGATGGGCTGGGTGGGCCTGCTGTTCTTCCTGGTGTTCGTGGGTGGCTCCGTCGGCGGCGCGGCGGCGGCCTCCGCGGATCCAGAGTCAGGGTGGCTCGCGCGGGCGCTGTTCGCGTCGGTTGCGGGCTACCTCGTCTGTGACTTGTTCTCGGGCTACATCCTGTCCGCGCATTGCTACGTGCTCTTCGGCCTGGCCGCGAGCGCGCACCGCATCGCGCAGGCACGGGAGCGGGCCCTGGCGGTGGGGAGGCAGCCGGCCGTGCAGCAGGCGCCGGCGGCCACGTGGGAGGGGTCTGGGCATGCGGCGTGA